Proteins encoded by one window of Massilia sp. NR 4-1:
- the hemB gene encoding porphobilinogen synthase, translating into MHHPQVSAQFPAIRMRRMRRDPFSRALMRENVVTAADLIYPVFILDGSNRREPVASMPGVERVSVDVLLKVAEECVALGIPVLALFPNIDAALKTPDGVEATNPDGLVPRAVRALKQAFPELGILTDVALDPYTSHGQDGLLDANGYVINDATTEMLVRQALTQADAGVDVVAPSDMMDGRIGAIRAALEAKGHIHTRIMAYSAKYASAFYGPFRDAVGSAGTLGKADKNTYQMDPANSDEALREVALDLNEGADMVMVKPGMPYLDIVRRVKDEFKVPTFAYQVSGEYAMLKAAAQNGWLDHDKVMMESMLAFKRAGADGVLTYFALDIARKLKASA; encoded by the coding sequence ATGCACCATCCTCAAGTCTCCGCACAATTCCCTGCGATCCGCATGCGCCGCATGCGCCGCGACCCGTTCTCGCGCGCCCTGATGCGCGAAAACGTGGTGACGGCCGCCGACCTGATCTACCCGGTCTTCATCCTGGACGGCAGCAACCGGCGCGAGCCGGTGGCCTCGATGCCGGGCGTGGAGCGCGTGTCGGTGGACGTGCTGCTGAAGGTGGCGGAAGAGTGCGTGGCCCTGGGCATTCCCGTGCTGGCCCTGTTCCCGAATATCGACGCCGCGCTGAAAACGCCGGACGGCGTGGAAGCGACCAATCCCGACGGCCTGGTGCCGCGCGCCGTGCGCGCGCTGAAGCAAGCCTTCCCCGAGCTGGGCATCCTGACCGACGTCGCGCTCGACCCGTACACCAGCCACGGCCAGGACGGCCTGCTCGATGCCAACGGCTACGTCATCAATGACGCCACCACCGAGATGCTGGTGCGCCAGGCGCTGACCCAGGCCGACGCCGGCGTCGACGTGGTCGCCCCGTCCGACATGATGGATGGCCGCATCGGCGCCATCCGCGCCGCGCTGGAAGCCAAGGGCCACATCCACACCCGCATCATGGCTTACTCGGCCAAATACGCCTCCGCCTTCTATGGCCCCTTCCGCGACGCGGTCGGCTCGGCCGGCACCCTGGGCAAGGCCGACAAGAACACTTACCAGATGGATCCGGCCAACAGCGACGAAGCGCTGCGCGAAGTCGCGCTCGACCTCAACGAAGGCGCCGATATGGTGATGGTCAAGCCCGGCATGCCCTATCTCGACATCGTGCGCCGCGTAAAGGATGAGTTCAAAGTGCCGACCTTCGCCTACCAGGTCAGCGGCGAATACGCGATGCTGAAAGCCGCCGCCCAGAATGGCTGGCTGGACCATGACAAGGTGATGATGGAATCCATGCTCGCCTTCAAGCGCGCCGGCGCCGACGGCGTGCTGACCTACTTCGCCCTCGACATCGCCCGCAAGCTCAAGGCCAGCGCCTGA
- the yihA gene encoding ribosome biogenesis GTP-binding protein YihA/YsxC: protein MSKLWQARFFTTVNHLRDLPRTSVPEIAFAGRSNAGKSTAINILCNQKGLAFASKTPGRTQHINFFSIGGAHVAMHRKDETNVDEIQALIADLPGYGYAEVSGDAKLHWQRLLGDYVQRRDQLAALILIMDARRPFTELDIQMLEWFAPTGKPIHCILTKVDKLNRNESVNVLRQAQAKLDSYVDEDGEGFPFTVQLFSALKRIGIDEATAKIEELAGLAGDADAPDDADAPGTDQ, encoded by the coding sequence ATGTCCAAGCTCTGGCAAGCCCGCTTCTTCACTACTGTAAACCACCTGCGCGACCTGCCTCGCACCAGCGTGCCGGAAATCGCATTTGCCGGCCGTTCGAATGCCGGCAAATCGACCGCTATTAATATTCTGTGCAATCAAAAAGGTCTGGCATTTGCATCTAAAACTCCAGGCCGTACCCAGCATATTAATTTCTTTTCGATCGGCGGCGCCCATGTGGCGATGCACCGCAAGGACGAAACCAATGTCGACGAAATCCAGGCGCTGATCGCCGACTTGCCCGGCTACGGCTATGCCGAAGTGTCGGGCGACGCCAAGCTGCATTGGCAGCGTCTGCTGGGCGACTATGTGCAGCGGCGCGACCAGCTGGCCGCCCTGATCCTGATCATGGATGCGCGCCGCCCGTTTACCGAACTCGATATCCAGATGCTTGAATGGTTCGCCCCAACCGGCAAGCCGATCCACTGCATCTTGACCAAGGTTGACAAGCTCAACCGCAATGAATCCGTCAACGTCCTGCGCCAGGCGCAAGCCAAACTGGACAGCTACGTCGACGAAGACGGCGAAGGTTTCCCCTTCACCGTACAGCTGTTCTCCGCGCTCAAGCGCATCGGCATCGACGAAGCCACCGCCAAGATTGAGGAATTGGCCGGTCTGGCCGGCGACGCAGATGCACCGGATGACGCCGACGCGCCCGGAACGGACCAATAA
- a CDS encoding cytochrome c biogenesis protein ResB, with product MSTASTTAAPPASHRPTLHEAFELLSSMRFAISLLTMIAIASILGTVLQQNQAMSNYINQFGPFWFEVFNKLSLYAVYSAWWFLLIMGFLVVSTSLCIVRNTPKMLKDMRSWREHVREQSLRNFHHHSEWTTPLARAALAQQTATRLQHAGYQTRIIEKDQALLLTAKRGAGNKFGYIFAHAAIVIICVGGLLDSDMPIRVQEWTMGKTPFTGGGLISEIPQQHRLSQANPTFRANTAIPEGQASDTAIIPRADGVLIQELPFTIELKKFTIDFYSTGMPKLFASDVLIRDKENGKTFPATIEVNKPLVYKGLAVYQSSFEDGGTKLKLKGYPMKGAQAGQFELSGEVNASTPMTEDYTIEWSGFRPFNVENMASQDARAVTKGEDLNKEFARSLDKHLGSAAKTANNKDLKNVGPSVQYKLRDKTGQAREFQNYMQPLELEGATVFLAGVRANPNDAFSYLRIPADDEYSVRDWMRLRAALQDPALRASAAERYARRAAPANATANAALNQQLRESALKSLEIFAGDDKQGGFMAITRFLEKVPELEQSKAADIFMKILNGTLWELWQLARDKAGMAPVAADEKHARYLQLATNALSDAFFYGAPIYLQLDEFTEVKASVFQVTKSPGKTVVYLGCLFLVLGVFAMFYIRERRLWVWIKDEGQGTHALMAMSTQRRTLDFDKEFTEMKEKLPQSA from the coding sequence ATGAGCACCGCCAGTACCACCGCCGCCCCGCCGGCCAGCCACCGACCCACTCTGCACGAAGCGTTTGAGCTGCTGTCCTCGATGCGTTTTGCTATCAGTCTCCTGACGATGATAGCAATCGCCTCGATCCTCGGCACGGTGCTGCAGCAGAACCAGGCCATGAGCAATTACATCAACCAGTTTGGTCCTTTCTGGTTCGAAGTCTTCAATAAACTGAGCTTGTATGCGGTCTACTCCGCCTGGTGGTTCCTGCTCATCATGGGCTTCCTGGTGGTCTCGACCTCGCTTTGCATCGTGCGCAATACGCCCAAGATGCTGAAGGATATGCGCAGCTGGCGCGAACATGTGCGCGAACAATCGCTGCGCAACTTCCACCACCACAGCGAATGGACCACGCCGCTGGCGCGCGCCGCCCTGGCCCAGCAGACCGCCACCCGCCTGCAGCACGCCGGCTACCAGACCCGCATCATCGAAAAAGACCAGGCCTTGCTGCTGACCGCCAAACGCGGCGCCGGCAATAAATTCGGCTATATCTTCGCCCACGCCGCCATCGTCATCATCTGCGTCGGCGGCCTGCTCGACTCCGACATGCCGATCCGCGTGCAGGAATGGACCATGGGCAAGACCCCGTTCACCGGCGGCGGCCTGATTTCCGAGATTCCCCAGCAGCACCGCCTGAGCCAGGCCAACCCGACCTTCCGCGCCAATACCGCGATTCCCGAAGGCCAGGCCAGCGATACGGCCATCATCCCGCGCGCCGATGGCGTGCTGATCCAGGAATTGCCCTTCACCATCGAACTGAAGAAATTCACCATCGATTTCTACAGCACCGGCATGCCCAAGCTGTTCGCCAGCGACGTGCTGATCCGCGACAAGGAGAACGGCAAGACCTTCCCCGCCACCATCGAAGTCAACAAACCCCTGGTCTACAAGGGCCTGGCGGTCTACCAGTCCAGCTTCGAGGACGGCGGCACCAAGCTCAAGCTCAAAGGCTATCCGATGAAGGGCGCCCAGGCCGGGCAGTTCGAACTGAGCGGTGAAGTCAACGCCAGCACGCCGATGACCGAGGATTACACCATCGAATGGTCGGGCTTCCGGCCCTTCAATGTGGAAAACATGGCCAGCCAGGATGCGCGCGCCGTGACCAAGGGCGAAGACTTGAACAAGGAATTCGCGCGCAGCCTGGACAAGCACCTAGGTTCGGCCGCCAAGACCGCCAACAACAAGGATCTGAAGAACGTCGGCCCCAGCGTGCAGTACAAGCTGCGCGACAAGACCGGCCAGGCGCGCGAATTCCAGAACTATATGCAGCCGCTGGAGCTGGAGGGCGCCACCGTCTTCCTGGCCGGCGTGCGCGCCAATCCGAACGATGCTTTCAGCTATCTGCGCATTCCGGCCGACGACGAATATAGCGTGCGCGACTGGATGCGCCTGCGCGCCGCGCTGCAAGACCCGGCCCTGCGCGCCAGCGCCGCCGAACGCTATGCGCGCCGCGCCGCGCCGGCCAATGCCACCGCGAATGCCGCGCTGAACCAGCAGCTGCGCGAGTCCGCGCTGAAGAGTCTGGAAATCTTCGCCGGCGACGACAAGCAGGGCGGTTTCATGGCCATCACCCGCTTCCTGGAAAAAGTGCCGGAGCTGGAGCAATCCAAGGCCGCCGACATCTTCATGAAGATCCTGAACGGCACGCTGTGGGAACTGTGGCAACTCGCGCGCGACAAGGCGGGCATGGCCCCGGTCGCGGCCGACGAGAAGCATGCGCGCTATCTGCAGCTGGCCACCAATGCCTTGTCGGATGCCTTCTTCTACGGCGCCCCGATCTATCTGCAGCTCGACGAATTCACCGAAGTGAAGGCTTCGGTCTTCCAGGTCACGAAGTCGCCCGGCAAGACCGTGGTCTACCTCGGCTGCCTGTTCCTGGTGCTGGGCGTGTTCGCCATGTTCTATATCCGCGAACGCCGCCTGTGGGTCTGGATCAAGGATGAAGGGCAGGGCACGCACGCGTTGATGGCCATGAGCACCCAGCGCCGCACCCTGGACTTCGATAAGGAATTCACCGAAATGAAGGAAAAACTGCCGCAATCGGCGTAA
- a CDS encoding cell envelope integrity protein TolA yields the protein MILFQFTRSHTDHHEYCEACGQRLPAPGGYGDKQPNRIGIAISVALHVLVALYFLFGPKHKIVLTPPAKEGDMVWVAPLPKEKPSKPKAQPQPEQKLTPRKTQPAKITPRIVPQRHNPNAITQVEIPEQPRTPQPPAKLTPPPPQVEDMQAMIEAARRRRGAVPSAEAAPESDDDRARRIARANIMGAQGRSANGERNETGGIFDVTNKTFNSADVKFRGWNTNFKRQWLQQVHVEVNGEADIETAVVKKMIELIRKEKPGDFEWESHRLGKVVRMSARKDDEAELAAFLMKEMFPEYRRAR from the coding sequence ATGATTTTGTTTCAGTTCACCCGCTCCCATACGGACCACCACGAGTATTGCGAGGCGTGCGGCCAGCGCCTGCCGGCGCCGGGTGGCTATGGCGACAAGCAGCCGAACCGCATCGGCATCGCCATCTCGGTGGCCCTGCACGTGCTGGTGGCGCTGTACTTCCTGTTCGGACCCAAACACAAGATCGTGCTGACCCCGCCCGCCAAGGAAGGCGATATGGTGTGGGTCGCGCCGCTGCCGAAGGAAAAGCCCAGCAAGCCCAAGGCCCAGCCCCAGCCTGAACAGAAGCTGACGCCGCGCAAGACCCAGCCGGCCAAGATCACGCCGCGCATCGTGCCGCAGCGCCACAATCCGAACGCCATCACCCAGGTCGAAATTCCCGAGCAGCCGCGCACGCCGCAGCCGCCCGCCAAGCTGACGCCGCCGCCGCCGCAGGTGGAAGACATGCAAGCGATGATCGAGGCGGCGCGCCGCCGCCGCGGCGCCGTGCCCTCGGCCGAAGCCGCGCCCGAAAGCGACGACGACCGCGCCCGCCGCATCGCGCGCGCCAACATCATGGGCGCCCAGGGCCGCAGCGCCAATGGCGAACGCAATGAAACCGGCGGCATCTTCGACGTCACCAATAAAACCTTCAACAGCGCCGACGTCAAATTCCGCGGCTGGAACACCAACTTCAAGCGCCAGTGGCTGCAGCAGGTGCACGTTGAAGTGAACGGCGAAGCCGATATCGAGACGGCCGTGGTGAAGAAGATGATCGAACTCATCCGCAAAGAAAAGCCCGGCGATTTCGAATGGGAATCCCACCGCCTCGGCAAGGTCGTGCGCATGAGTGCGCGCAAGGACGACGAAGCGGAACTGGCCGCCTTCCTGATGAAGGAAATGTTCCCCGAATACCGCCGCGCCCGCTAA
- a CDS encoding cytochrome c has translation MNRANSPFIKSLFVALLAVSGVASAADAKHAPAAAKPDAAKGATLYADGDAARGLPACVSCHGAAGNSTITANPKLAGQPEAYLYKQLVSFEGPSRSQPVMTTFSKMLSDEEKKNIAAYLATQTSKPGAAKNKETVELGKKIYRGGIAEKNVPACASCHGPAGAGMPATYPRIGGQHQDYTAAQLALFKADGRKNSPEMSTIAKRMSDEEMKAVADYVAGLK, from the coding sequence ATGAATCGTGCGAATTCACCATTTATAAAATCCTTGTTCGTTGCACTGCTGGCCGTTTCCGGCGTGGCATCGGCGGCCGACGCGAAACACGCACCGGCCGCAGCCAAGCCCGATGCCGCTAAAGGCGCTACCCTGTACGCCGATGGCGATGCAGCGCGCGGCCTGCCAGCTTGCGTGTCCTGCCACGGCGCCGCCGGCAATTCGACCATCACCGCCAACCCGAAACTGGCCGGCCAGCCGGAAGCGTATCTCTACAAACAGCTGGTGAGCTTCGAAGGCCCGTCGCGCAGCCAGCCGGTGATGACCACCTTCTCCAAGATGCTGTCGGACGAGGAAAAGAAAAACATCGCCGCCTACCTGGCGACCCAGACCTCGAAACCGGGTGCCGCCAAAAATAAAGAAACGGTGGAACTGGGCAAGAAGATCTACCGCGGCGGCATCGCCGAGAAGAACGTTCCAGCCTGCGCCAGCTGCCATGGTCCTGCCGGCGCCGGCATGCCTGCCACCTATCCACGCATCGGCGGCCAGCACCAGGATTACACCGCTGCCCAGCTGGCCCTGTTCAAGGCCGATGGCCGCAAGAACAGCCCGGAAATGAGCACCATCGCCAAACGCATGTCCGACGAGGAAATGAAGGCCGTGGCTGACTACGTGGCCGGCTTGAAATAA
- a CDS encoding efflux RND transporter permease subunit, giving the protein MNLSELSIRRPVMVVLLSLSVILAGVLSYSHIPVAALPSYNTPVINVSADLPGASPETMASSVALPLEKQFSTIAGLSLITSTSNLGSTSLTLEFDPSINVNQAAVDVQAALLRAQRALPQEMTELPSYRKVNPADAPVLFMAMTSPSLSLSELNDYAENLIAPSLSTLPGVAQVSVNGQKRFAVRVRAKADLLNARNLTLDELASAVRAANANTPLGILDGPSQTLTIQGNAQLMKAAEFAELIIANRNGQPVRLKDVATVEDSFQSVKTAGSYNGERSIVLMVQRQPDANTVQVVDGVRALLPRFRAQLPQSIKINLVNDRSVSIREAIHDVNLTLALTVVLVVLVIFLFLRRLAATFIPAVTMPISLLGALALLYAFGYSLDNVSLLGITLAVGLVVDDAIVVLENIVRHIEHGMKPLQAALVGSREMGFTIISISISLVAVFIPIFFMPGVIGLLFHEFAVVVALSVLVSAVVSLTLVPMLAARFMPADSHETSGDDSFIGRHFEAAFGKLRDGYARTLDVALHHRYIVLAIAIATFVLTVIMYATIPKGFFPEEDLGQIQATTEASEDISSSAMLELQMQVVERMRANPNVQDVTSFSSGGNTGRMFLVLKPRGERAKMPEVLDSLRKSARQVAGIAVYLRPAQNLQLGGRPSKSRYQYTLQSVSSDALNDWAGKFVESMRADQDFRDVTTDSQNRGLQASLKIDRDKANTLGVKIADIRSALYLAFGERQVSTIYSAAASYYVILEAATEDRQFDDALTKVSVRNASGQLVQLSSFASVERTVGPTSVNHQGQLQAITISFNLAPDVPLGNATAKIDRMGAEMGLPPSIITTYGGDAAVFQSSQSSQLILIIAALGVIYVLLGVLYESYIHPLTILAGLPSAAVGALLTLWLFNLDLTMIAIIGILMLIGIVKKNAIMMIDFALQAQRTEGRTPQEAIREACVLRFRPILMTTLAAMMGALPIALGLGAGAELRQPLGLAVVGGLLFSQVITLYITPVIYLFLDKYSGNGPMSDAELAEDAVEEGGKLVELKAVSAVKH; this is encoded by the coding sequence ATGAATCTGTCCGAACTGAGCATCCGGCGCCCCGTCATGGTGGTGCTGCTGTCGCTGAGCGTGATCCTGGCCGGCGTGCTGTCCTATTCGCACATCCCGGTCGCCGCCCTGCCCAGCTATAACACCCCGGTCATCAATGTCAGCGCCGACCTGCCCGGCGCCAGCCCGGAAACCATGGCCTCGTCCGTGGCCTTGCCGCTGGAAAAGCAATTCTCCACGATTGCCGGCCTGAGCCTGATTACTTCGACCAGCAATCTCGGCTCCACCTCGCTGACCCTGGAATTCGATCCCAGCATCAATGTCAACCAGGCCGCCGTCGACGTGCAGGCGGCCCTGCTGCGCGCCCAGCGCGCGCTGCCGCAGGAAATGACGGAGCTGCCGTCCTACCGCAAGGTCAACCCGGCCGACGCGCCGGTGCTGTTCATGGCCATGACTTCGCCCTCGCTGAGCTTGTCCGAACTCAACGATTACGCGGAAAACCTGATCGCGCCCAGCCTGTCCACCCTGCCGGGCGTGGCGCAAGTGTCGGTCAATGGCCAGAAGCGCTTTGCCGTGCGCGTGCGCGCCAAGGCCGACCTGCTCAACGCGCGCAATCTGACCCTGGACGAGCTGGCCTCGGCCGTGCGCGCCGCCAACGCCAATACCCCGCTCGGCATTCTCGACGGGCCGAGCCAGACCCTGACCATCCAGGGCAATGCCCAGCTCATGAAGGCGGCCGAATTCGCCGAGCTGATCATTGCCAACCGCAATGGCCAGCCGGTGCGCCTGAAAGATGTCGCCACCGTCGAGGACAGCTTCCAGTCGGTGAAAACGGCCGGCAGCTATAACGGCGAGCGCTCCATCGTGCTCATGGTGCAGCGCCAGCCCGACGCCAATACCGTGCAGGTGGTCGACGGCGTGCGCGCCCTGCTGCCGCGCTTCCGCGCCCAGCTGCCGCAATCGATCAAGATCAACTTGGTCAACGACCGCTCGGTGTCGATCCGCGAAGCCATCCACGACGTCAACCTGACCCTGGCCCTGACCGTGGTGCTGGTGGTGCTGGTGATCTTCCTCTTCCTGCGCCGCCTGGCTGCGACCTTCATCCCGGCCGTCACCATGCCGATCTCGCTGCTCGGCGCGCTGGCCCTGCTGTACGCCTTCGGCTACAGCCTCGACAACGTGTCTCTGCTCGGCATCACGCTCGCCGTCGGCCTGGTGGTGGACGACGCCATCGTGGTGCTGGAAAACATCGTGCGCCATATCGAGCATGGCATGAAGCCTTTGCAGGCGGCCCTGGTGGGCTCGCGCGAAATGGGCTTCACGATTATTTCGATTTCGATCTCGCTGGTGGCCGTCTTCATCCCGATCTTCTTCATGCCGGGCGTGATCGGCCTGCTGTTCCATGAGTTCGCCGTGGTGGTGGCGCTGTCGGTGCTGGTCTCGGCCGTGGTCTCGCTGACCTTGGTGCCCATGCTGGCGGCGCGCTTCATGCCGGCCGACTCGCACGAAACCTCGGGCGACGACAGCTTCATCGGCCGCCACTTCGAAGCGGCGTTCGGCAAGCTGCGCGACGGCTATGCGCGCACGCTGGACGTGGCCCTGCACCACCGCTACATCGTGTTGGCCATCGCCATCGCCACCTTCGTGCTGACGGTGATCATGTACGCCACCATTCCCAAAGGCTTCTTCCCCGAGGAAGACCTGGGCCAGATCCAGGCCACCACCGAAGCCTCGGAAGACATCTCGTCCTCGGCCATGCTGGAATTGCAGATGCAGGTGGTCGAGCGCATGCGCGCCAACCCGAATGTGCAGGACGTGACGTCCTTCTCCAGCGGCGGCAATACCGGCCGCATGTTCCTCGTGCTCAAGCCGCGCGGCGAGCGCGCCAAGATGCCGGAAGTGCTGGACAGCCTGCGCAAATCGGCGCGCCAGGTGGCCGGCATTGCCGTCTATCTGCGTCCGGCGCAGAACCTGCAGCTGGGCGGCCGTCCAAGCAAGAGCCGCTACCAGTACACCCTGCAGTCGGTCAGCTCCGATGCGCTCAACGACTGGGCCGGCAAGTTCGTCGAATCCATGCGCGCCGACCAGGACTTCCGCGACGTCACCACCGACTCGCAGAACCGCGGCCTGCAGGCTTCGCTCAAGATCGACCGCGACAAGGCCAATACCCTGGGCGTGAAGATCGCCGATATCCGCAGCGCACTCTACCTCGCCTTTGGCGAGCGCCAGGTCTCGACCATCTACTCCGCGGCCGCCAGCTACTACGTGATCCTGGAAGCGGCCACCGAAGACCGCCAGTTCGACGATGCGCTGACCAAGGTCTCGGTGCGCAATGCCAGTGGCCAGCTGGTGCAGCTGTCGAGTTTCGCCTCGGTCGAGCGCACGGTGGGGCCGACCTCGGTCAACCACCAGGGCCAGCTGCAGGCGATCACGATTTCCTTCAATCTGGCGCCCGATGTCCCGCTCGGCAATGCCACGGCCAAGATCGACCGCATGGGCGCCGAGATGGGCTTGCCGCCTTCCATCATCACGACCTATGGCGGCGACGCCGCCGTGTTCCAGAGTTCGCAGAGCAGCCAGCTCATCCTGATTATTGCCGCGCTCGGCGTGATCTATGTGCTGCTGGGCGTGCTGTACGAAAGCTATATCCACCCGCTGACGATCCTGGCCGGCCTGCCGTCGGCCGCCGTCGGCGCGCTGCTGACTTTGTGGCTCTTCAACCTTGATCTGACCATGATCGCCATCATCGGTATTCTGATGTTGATCGGCATCGTCAAGAAGAACGCCATCATGATGATCGACTTCGCCTTGCAAGCCCAGCGCACGGAAGGGCGCACGCCGCAAGAGGCCATCCGCGAAGCTTGCGTGCTGCGCTTCCGTCCCATCCTGATGACCACCTTGGCCGCCATGATGGGGGCGCTGCCGATCGCGCTCGGCCTGGGCGCGGGCGCCGAGCTGCGCCAGCCGCTGGGCCTGGCCGTGGTCGGCGGCCTGCTGTTCTCGCAGGTGATTACGCTCTACATCACCCCGGTGATCTACCTCTTCCTCGACAAATACAGCGGCAACGGTCCCATGAGCGATGCCGAGCTGGCCGAGGACGCGGTGGAGGAGGGCGGCAAGCTGGTCGAGCTGAAAGCTGTCAGCGCGGTCAAGCACTGA
- a CDS encoding efflux RND transporter periplasmic adaptor subunit translates to MKKKTLGILVGVAVLIGAGAWHFTHKPAEGQGGGKSGANAMGQGPTTVNVVAPVRQDVPVLLQANGTVSPISTVDLHPQTTSTIAKVHVKEGQFVKEGELMFSLDARSEAANLDKAEAQVAKDRATLADLERQYKRSQELLNQKFIAQGAVDTLKSQVEGARATLEADIAAARAQKVSQSYTVIRAPMAGRVGAINVYPGSLVQLSTSLAVITQLNPINVAFTLPESSLAALLDAQRAGKVAVQVFQNNSSQPIDGQLSFIDNTVDPVAGVIRVKAQFDNRDTRLWPGQYVNTKLTVQTLKDALVVPQNAIITNTRGTFVYTVAPDNTAAVVNVQRLHAFGTQAAVTGLKGDEKIIVEGKQNLRPGGKIRIADAAGAKHTGKGQQQKGKAE, encoded by the coding sequence ATGAAAAAGAAGACACTGGGAATTCTGGTAGGCGTAGCTGTCCTGATCGGCGCAGGCGCTTGGCATTTCACGCATAAACCGGCGGAGGGCCAGGGCGGCGGCAAGTCCGGCGCCAACGCCATGGGCCAGGGACCGACCACGGTCAATGTGGTCGCGCCCGTGCGCCAGGATGTGCCGGTGCTGCTGCAGGCCAACGGCACGGTCAGTCCGATCAGCACGGTCGACCTGCACCCCCAGACCACCAGCACCATCGCCAAGGTCCATGTGAAGGAAGGCCAGTTCGTCAAGGAAGGCGAGCTGATGTTCTCGCTCGACGCCCGCAGCGAGGCGGCCAACCTCGACAAGGCCGAGGCCCAGGTGGCCAAGGACCGCGCCACCCTGGCCGACCTGGAGCGCCAGTACAAGCGCAGCCAGGAATTGCTGAACCAGAAATTCATCGCCCAGGGCGCCGTCGATACCCTGAAGAGCCAGGTCGAGGGCGCGCGCGCCACGCTGGAAGCCGATATCGCCGCCGCCCGCGCCCAGAAGGTCAGCCAGAGCTATACCGTGATCCGCGCCCCGATGGCGGGCCGGGTGGGCGCCATCAATGTCTATCCGGGCAGCCTGGTGCAGCTGTCGACCTCGCTGGCTGTGATCACCCAGCTCAACCCGATCAACGTCGCCTTCACGCTGCCCGAAAGCAGCCTGGCGGCCCTGCTCGACGCCCAGCGCGCCGGCAAGGTGGCGGTTCAGGTGTTCCAGAACAATTCGAGCCAGCCCATCGATGGCCAGCTCAGCTTTATCGACAATACCGTCGACCCGGTGGCCGGCGTGATCCGCGTGAAGGCCCAGTTCGACAACCGCGACACGCGGCTCTGGCCCGGCCAGTACGTCAACACCAAGCTCACCGTGCAAACCTTGAAAGACGCCTTGGTGGTGCCGCAAAACGCTATCATTACGAATACCCGTGGTACCTTCGTCTATACCGTAGCGCCCGACAATACGGCCGCCGTGGTGAATGTGCAGCGCCTGCATGCCTTCGGCACCCAGGCCGCTGTAACCGGCCTGAAGGGCGATGAAAAGATCATCGTGGAAGGCAAGCAAAACCTGCGTCCCGGCGGCAAGATCCGCATCGCCGATGCGGCCGGCGCCAAGCATACCGGCAAAGGCCAGCAGCAGAAGGGTAAGGCGGAATGA